The following is a genomic window from Chloroflexota bacterium.
GGGCTCCTCCTCGCTCGAACGAACCCGGATGTGCCGAAGCACAAAGGCATCAGCACCTTCCTGCTCGAGATGTCCCTTCCAGGCATCACGGTCCACCCCATCGTCACCATGGTCCGCGAATGGCGCGCGGTGGGCACCCACAACTTCAGCGAAGTTGTCCTGGAGAATGTGCGGGTGCCGCGCGACTGCCTTGTGGGCGAAGAGGACAAGGGCTGGCTTCAAGCCGTCACGGGTCTGGAGTCTGAACGCTCCAATCTCGCCGCGACGATATCCGTGCGCCGATTCCTTGACGAATTGCTCGAGTACATCAAGACTATGCCGTCGCGCCAGCGCGAGCGCATCAGGCAGACGGGCCTGCACCACCAGCTTGCGCAAGTCGCCATGGACCTCCAGGTGGCAAAGGCGCTCGGCTACGCCATCGTCTCCAAGCAGATGCGCAAGCAGTCTCCGAGCCGGGAGGCCTCTCAGACAAAGCTCTTTGTCACCGAACTGGAGCAGCGCGCCGCACGCATCGGCATGCAGGCGCTGGGCTTGGCGGGCCAGCTTGAGCGCGGCGATAGGAAGGCCCCGATGCTGGGCCGTGTGGAGCGCCTGTATCAGATCAGCGTCGCCTCCACGATCGGCGTCGGCACCTCGGAGATCCAGCGCAACATCATCGCCGCGCGCGGGCTCGGGCTCCCTGCCGCAAAGTGATCGCGGCGTCTGCTAGACTCTCCGCATGGAGCATAAGCGAGCGCGCCCCGTGAGCGGCCGGTTTCCCCTGAGCGCCTACCGCGTTTTGGACCTCACGGACGCGAAGGCCTTTCTCTGCGGCCGCATCCTTGGCGACCTCGGCGCGGACGTCATTAAGATCGAGCCGCCCGGGGGCGACCCCGAGCGGCTAGTCGGTCCCTTCCACCATGACACGCCTGACCCGGATCGCTCGCTCTCCTATTGGGCCTACAACACCAACAAGCGCAGCATGACGCTTGATCTGGGAAGGCCCAGCGATAGGCGGACCTTCCTGCGCATGGCGGCGGCCGCCGACTTTGTCATCGAGTCAAAACCGGTCGGCTATCTGAGATCCCTGGGACTGGGCTATGACGATCTCCGCCGGTCCAACCCGAGCCTGGTCATGACTGCGGTCTCGCCCTTCGGCCAAGCCGGTCCGTATAAGGACTATAAGAACGGCGACCTGATCGCCATGGCTACAGGGGGGTTGCTCTACATCGCAGGCAACCCGGAACGGCGACCCGTCGTCATCGGCGTTCCCCAGTCATACTGCCAGGCTGGAGCGCAGGCCGCGGTGGGCACGTTGATCGCCCATTATCACCGCCTCATGACCGGCCAGGGACAGTATGTAGACCTTTCGATGCAAGAGGCGGTGACGGACTCTCTCGATTGGGTCCAACAGTACTACGATACCCGCCAGGTCATCTGCACGCGCGGCGGCACACCTGGGTTGAAGATCCACCGCAACTGGGTGTGGGAATGCAAGGACGGTTACGTCTCTTGGGTCTGGTGGGTCGGCGCGGGCTGGGGTCGCAAGAATACCCCCCTTCTTGCAATGATGAAGGAGGACGGCATTGACGAGGGCCTGCTCCAAGTCCCGTGGGAGGAGAAGAGCCTCTACAAACTCTCCCAGAGCGAAGTGGACAAGTGGGAGTCTGCCTTCCGCCGCTTCTTCAAGCTGCATACGGTGCAGGAGATGCTGGACGCGGCCATAAAACGGCGTATCCTGCTCTTTCCTATCAACGGCCCTAAGCGCGTTGTCCATAACGAGCAGCTTAGGGCTCGCAAGCTCTTTGTTGCTCTCAAACCGCACGGACTCGATGCGGCGGTCAAGTTTCCCGGCCCGCCGCTCAAAAGCTCCAAGCCTCTGTGGCGGGCGCCGAGCCCTACTCCAACGGTTGGGCAACACACTAGGGAGATACGCAGTGAGCTCGGGCGCTGGAAGCGCGCCGCGTACGCTTCGGCCCGGCCTGGTCCAAGGCGCGCCCTTGAAGGTCTGAAAGTCGCCGATTTCACATGGCTTGTTGCCGGGCCCACCGTGTCCAAGTATCTCGCGATGTTCGGCGCGACGGTCGTTAAGGTGGAGAGCAGCACGAGGCTCGATGGTACTCGCCAGACCGGGCCGTTTGCGGGGAAGCCCACGTTTAACTCGAGCGCTCAATTCGCGAATCACAACACCTCCAAGCTCAGCCTGGGCGTGAACATGACGAAGCCCGAAGGCCTGGAGATCGCCCGGAAGCTGGCCAGCTGGGCGGACGTTGTGGTGGAAAACTTCACCCCCGGCGTGATGGAGAAGTGGGGCCTGGGCTATCAGGCCATCCGCAAGACGAACCCAAGCGTGGTGATGCTTAGCTCATCCTTCCAGGGACAGACCGGCCCAAACGCCCAGCAGTCCGGCTATGCCTCGCTCTTGCATGCGCTATGCGGCATCAACCACGTGACAGGCTGGCCGGACCTTCCACCGGTTGACCTTGGCGCAGCCTACGGTGACCTCATCGGCGTTTGGTTCGCCCTTTCCACGGTGCTTGCGGCTCTTGAGCGGCGGCACAGGACAGGCAAGGGCGTCTACATTGACCTTTCTCAGTTCGAGTCCGCCGTTCATTTTCTCGCCCCGGCCGTGCTCGATTACACCGTCAACGGCCGCGAGTGGTCGCGGCAGGGGAATCGCTCTGACATCGCTGCGCCGCACAATACCTATCGCTGCGCCGACGACCCCGCCGCCGGCGCCGCCGCCAATGATCGCTGGTGCGCCATCGCCTGCTACACCGAGCAGGAGTGGCGATCGCTCTGCGGCGCGATGGGCAAGTCAGGGCTGGCGCGGGATCCGCGCTTTGCGACACAGGATTTGCGAAGGCGAAACGCGGGCGCCCTGGATGCCGTCATTGACACCTGGACTAGCGGGTTCAAGGCCGAGGAGGTTATGCGAC
Proteins encoded in this region:
- a CDS encoding CoA transferase yields the protein MEHKRARPVSGRFPLSAYRVLDLTDAKAFLCGRILGDLGADVIKIEPPGGDPERLVGPFHHDTPDPDRSLSYWAYNTNKRSMTLDLGRPSDRRTFLRMAAAADFVIESKPVGYLRSLGLGYDDLRRSNPSLVMTAVSPFGQAGPYKDYKNGDLIAMATGGLLYIAGNPERRPVVIGVPQSYCQAGAQAAVGTLIAHYHRLMTGQGQYVDLSMQEAVTDSLDWVQQYYDTRQVICTRGGTPGLKIHRNWVWECKDGYVSWVWWVGAGWGRKNTPLLAMMKEDGIDEGLLQVPWEEKSLYKLSQSEVDKWESAFRRFFKLHTVQEMLDAAIKRRILLFPINGPKRVVHNEQLRARKLFVALKPHGLDAAVKFPGPPLKSSKPLWRAPSPTPTVGQHTREIRSELGRWKRAAYASARPGPRRALEGLKVADFTWLVAGPTVSKYLAMFGATVVKVESSTRLDGTRQTGPFAGKPTFNSSAQFANHNTSKLSLGVNMTKPEGLEIARKLASWADVVVENFTPGVMEKWGLGYQAIRKTNPSVVMLSSSFQGQTGPNAQQSGYASLLHALCGINHVTGWPDLPPVDLGAAYGDLIGVWFALSTVLAALERRHRTGKGVYIDLSQFESAVHFLAPAVLDYTVNGREWSRQGNRSDIAAPHNTYRCADDPAAGAAANDRWCAIACYTEQEWRSLCGAMGKSGLARDPRFATQDLRRRNAGALDAVIDTWTSGFKAEEVMRRLQRAGVPAGVVASGYDLHANEQLRHRGHLAKLQHPQMGLRTYDCPSFRLSLTPHEMRPAPLLGEHTHRVVTELLGLSDERYAELLGAGVLEQES